In Ochotona princeps isolate mOchPri1 chromosome 33, mOchPri1.hap1, whole genome shotgun sequence, one DNA window encodes the following:
- the SPMAP2 gene encoding testicular haploid expressed gene protein isoform X1, with product MGDRNFSEAGRASGGGQDEEVLGLQIPVYNSLRFRDPAEGELGHEDPEAEVPPEEEAAEVQDEASEVQEEVPSESERALERDAGDIPEMSRLSITQRFPRSSVARGRRRRCRLLELAQPKTNWQVLKDRKGGRCRGYAWISPCKLNLHFCLYWPSVYWTERFLQDTTLSITVPDVSHRVDELARPKRFYLEYYNNNRTTPVWPIPRSTLECQASRRLKELAIPKIRNNIWSINMSEVSQVSRAAQMAIPSSRILRLAKPRAPAVLLREWDPMPKPKPRVLDYGRLLSLAMPKVQSDKCVPDRDPRWEVLDVTKRAVASPRVIALAQPRVRRCLNEGYDPYRISPASLVAQASPRLHELATPKIITKKV from the exons ATGGGGGACCGCAACTTCTCCGAGGCTGGGCGTGCCTCGGGAGGCGGTCAGGATGAGGAGGTCCTGGGCCTTCAGATCCCTGTTTACAACAGCCTACGCTTTAGGGACCCTGCTGAAGGGGAGCTGGGGCATGAGGACCCCGAGGCAGAGGTGCCACCTGAGGAGGAGGCTGCCGAGGTCCAGGACGAGGCCTCCGAGGTCCAGGAGGAGGTCCCCTCGGAGTCGGAGCGGGCTCTGGAGAGAGACGCAGGGGACATTCCGGAAATGAG CCGGCTGTCCATCACCCAGCGCTTCCCCCGCTCGTCTGTGGCACGGGGCAGGCGACGCCgctgcaggctcctggagctGGCACAACCCAAGACAAACTGGCAAGTGCTGAAGGACAG GAAGGGAGGCCGGTGTAGGGGCTATGCCTGGATCTCCCCATGCAAGCTGAACTTGCACTTCTGTCTCTACTG GCCTTCCGTGTACTGGACCGAGCGCTTTCTCCAGGATACAACCCTCAGCATCACGGTACCTG ATGTGTCTCATCGAGTGGATGAACTGGCCCGTCCCAAGAGGTTCTATTTGGAATACTATAACAACAACAG GACCACTCCCGTCTGGCCAATTCCTCGCTCCACTTTGGAATGCCAGGCATCTAGGCGCCTGAAGGAGCTGGCCATTCCCAAGATCCGCAATAACATCTGGAGCATCAACATGTCCGag GTGTCCCAGGTGTCCCGGGCAGCACAGATGGCCATTCCCAGTTCACGGATCCTGCGGCTGGCCAAGCCCAGGGCCCCGGCCGTCCTGCTCAGAGAGTGGGATCCCATGCCGAAACCCAAGCCGCGGGTGTTAGACTACGGCCGCCTCCTCAGCCTGGCCA TGCCCAAGGTCCAGTCGGACAAGTGCGTGCCAGACCGGGACCCTCGCTGGGAGGTGCTGGACGTCACCAAACGGGCAGTGGCCAGCCCCAGGGTCatcgccctggcccagccccgagtGCGCAGATGCCTGAATGAAGGCTACGATCCCTACCGCATCTCCCCAGCCTCACTGGTGGCTCAGGCATCTCCCCGCCTCCATGAGCTGGCCACCCCCAAAATCATCACCAAGAAGGTGTGA
- the MIER2 gene encoding mesoderm induction early response protein 2 isoform X2, whose amino-acid sequence MAEASSLRRLSPGVASRLSPGLCPKEPGSQAAAVLSMGSADPQFSLTEILSQNYSVRQGCAEASRCMDEPAEEVDKDVVSQGGDMPLDELLALYGYEASDPASEQESEGAEAAPHLLDMTLDKEQIAKDLLSGEEEEETHSSADDLTPSVTSHAASALFPHQTRFLAAADDREPASSASSDSDDALPANKCKKEIMVGPQFQADLSSLHLTRHSDKIYENEDQLLWDPGVLPETEVEEFLYRAVKRRWQEVAGPQLPAGEPVRDSEQALYELVKCSFNVEEALRRLRFNVKVIREGLCAWSEEECRNFEHGFRVHGKNFHLIQANKVRTRSVGECVEYYYLWKKSERYDYFTQQTRLGRRKDPDQDLDGSEPEGPGRPRPEQDPLGSASVHTELVSGDSTATGPPSPEPGPCSLPQLEEPPAVPLSRRPPALGDPASYPGAAAAPEPGASPRLAVDFTLPEELPLRASHVNLNGGPEEAVAPAQVALSVTEFGLIGIGDVNPFLAGHPACPAPGLHSESLSHCNVMTC is encoded by the exons ATGGCGGAG GCCTCCTCGCTGCGGAGGCTCAGCCCCGGCGTGGCCTCTCGCCTCTCCCCCGGCCTGTGCCCCAAGGAGCCCGGCTCGCAGGCAGCAGCAG TGCTGTCCATGGGCTCTGCTGACCCTCAGTTCAGCCTCACGGAGATCTTGTCCCAGAACTACAGCGTCCGCCAGGGCTGTGCCGAGGCCTCCCGCTGCATGGACGAGCCTGCAGAGGAGGTGGACAAGGACGTGGTATCCCAG GGCGGTGACATGCCGCTGGATGAGCTGCTCGCCCTCTACGGCTATGAGGCCTCCGACCCCGCCTCAGAGCAGGAGAGCGAGGGCGCTGAGGCGGCCCCCCACCTCCTGGACATGACCCTGGACAAG GAACAAATAGCGAAGGATTTGCTTTcaggggaagaagaggaggagacgcACTCCTCTGCCGACGACCTCACCCCGTCTGTGACCTCCCACGCGGCCTCCGCACTCTTCCCTCACCAGA CCCGTTTCCTGGCCGCTGCTGACGACAGGGAGCCTGCCTCGTCTGCCTCTTCAGACTCCGATGATGCCCTCCCTGCCAACAAGTGTAAGAAG gAGATCATGGTGGGACCACAGTTCCAAGCCGACCTCAGCAGCCTGCACTTGACCCGGCACAGTGATAAGA TCTACGAGAATGAGGACCAGCTGCTCTGGGACCCTGGAGTCCTGCCGGAGACAGAGGTGGAGGAGTTCCTGTACCGGGCAGTGAAGCGGAGGTGGCAGGAGGTGGCCGGGCCTCAGCTCCCTGCCGGGGAGCCAGTGAGGGATAGCGAACAG GCGCTGTACGAGCTGGTGAAATGCAGCTTCAACGTGGAGGAGGCTCTGCGGAGGTTGCGCTTCAACGTGAAGGTGATCCGAG AGGGGCTGTGTGCCTGGAGCGAGGAGGAGTGCAGAAACTTCGAGCATGGCTTCCGTGTCCACGGGAAGAACTTCCACCTGATCCAGGCCAACAAG GTGCGCACGCGGTCGGTGGGGGAGTGTGTGGAGTACTACTACCTGTGGAAGAAGTCGGAGCGCTACGACTACTTCACCCAGCAGACACGCCTGGGCCGGAGGAA GGACCCAGACCAAGACTTGGACGGCAGTGAGCCCGAGGGCCCCGGGCGTCCCCGCCCTGAGCAGGACCCCCTTGGCAGTGCCAGTGTGCACACAG AGCTGGTGAGTGGGGACAGCACGGCCACTGGCCCCCCGTCCCCGGAGCCAGGGCCCTGCTCGTTGCCTCAACTGGAGGAACCCcccgctgtgcccctgtcccgGAGGCCTCCAGCCCTGGGCGACCCAGCCTCGTACCCTGGAGCCGCAGCTGCCCCAGAGCCGGGTGCCAGCCCAAGACTGGCCGTGGACTTCACCCTGCCCGAGGAGCTGCCCCTGCGGGCCAGTCACGTCAATCTGAACGGAGGCCCTGAAGAGGCTGTGGCGCCCGCACAGGTGGCCCTGTCAGTCACTGAGTTTGGACTCATTGGCATTGGGGACGTCAACCCCTTCCTGGCTGGCCACCCAGCATGCCCGGCCCCTGGGCTGCACTCAGAGTCCCTGTCACA CTGTAACGTGATGACCTGTTGA
- the SPMAP2 gene encoding testicular haploid expressed gene protein isoform X2 yields MGDRNFSEAGRASGGGQDEEVLGLQIPVYNSLRFRDPAEGELGHEDPEAEVPPEEEAAEVQDEASEVQEEVPSESERALERDAGDIPEMSRLSITQRFPRSSVARGRRRRCRLLELAQPKTNWQVLKDRPSVYWTERFLQDTTLSITVPDVSHRVDELARPKRFYLEYYNNNRTTPVWPIPRSTLECQASRRLKELAIPKIRNNIWSINMSEVSQVSRAAQMAIPSSRILRLAKPRAPAVLLREWDPMPKPKPRVLDYGRLLSLAMPKVQSDKCVPDRDPRWEVLDVTKRAVASPRVIALAQPRVRRCLNEGYDPYRISPASLVAQASPRLHELATPKIITKKV; encoded by the exons ATGGGGGACCGCAACTTCTCCGAGGCTGGGCGTGCCTCGGGAGGCGGTCAGGATGAGGAGGTCCTGGGCCTTCAGATCCCTGTTTACAACAGCCTACGCTTTAGGGACCCTGCTGAAGGGGAGCTGGGGCATGAGGACCCCGAGGCAGAGGTGCCACCTGAGGAGGAGGCTGCCGAGGTCCAGGACGAGGCCTCCGAGGTCCAGGAGGAGGTCCCCTCGGAGTCGGAGCGGGCTCTGGAGAGAGACGCAGGGGACATTCCGGAAATGAG CCGGCTGTCCATCACCCAGCGCTTCCCCCGCTCGTCTGTGGCACGGGGCAGGCGACGCCgctgcaggctcctggagctGGCACAACCCAAGACAAACTGGCAAGTGCTGAAGGACAG GCCTTCCGTGTACTGGACCGAGCGCTTTCTCCAGGATACAACCCTCAGCATCACGGTACCTG ATGTGTCTCATCGAGTGGATGAACTGGCCCGTCCCAAGAGGTTCTATTTGGAATACTATAACAACAACAG GACCACTCCCGTCTGGCCAATTCCTCGCTCCACTTTGGAATGCCAGGCATCTAGGCGCCTGAAGGAGCTGGCCATTCCCAAGATCCGCAATAACATCTGGAGCATCAACATGTCCGag GTGTCCCAGGTGTCCCGGGCAGCACAGATGGCCATTCCCAGTTCACGGATCCTGCGGCTGGCCAAGCCCAGGGCCCCGGCCGTCCTGCTCAGAGAGTGGGATCCCATGCCGAAACCCAAGCCGCGGGTGTTAGACTACGGCCGCCTCCTCAGCCTGGCCA TGCCCAAGGTCCAGTCGGACAAGTGCGTGCCAGACCGGGACCCTCGCTGGGAGGTGCTGGACGTCACCAAACGGGCAGTGGCCAGCCCCAGGGTCatcgccctggcccagccccgagtGCGCAGATGCCTGAATGAAGGCTACGATCCCTACCGCATCTCCCCAGCCTCACTGGTGGCTCAGGCATCTCCCCGCCTCCATGAGCTGGCCACCCCCAAAATCATCACCAAGAAGGTGTGA
- the PLPP2 gene encoding phospholipid phosphatase 2 isoform X1 yields the protein MERRWVFVVLDVLCLLVAALPFGILTLMNTPYKRGFYCGDESIRYPYRPDTITHGLMAGVIITATVILVSAGEAYLVYTERLYSRSDFNNYVAALYKVVGTFLFGAAVSQSLTDLAKYMIGRLRPNFLAVCDPDWSRVNCSTYVQLDGVCRGSPANVTEARLSFYSGHSSFGMYCMAFLALYVQARLSWKWARLLRPTVQFFLVAFALYVGYTRVSDHKHHWSDVLVGLLQGALVAGLTVRYISDFFKPRPPRPCPEGEELERKPSLSLTLTLGEADRNHYAYPGSSP from the exons ATGGAGCGGAGGTGGGTCTTCGTGGTGCTGGACGTGCTGTGCTTGTTGGTCG CCGCGCTGCCCTTCGGCATCCTGACGCTGATGAACACCCCGTACAAGCGCGGCTTTTACTGCGGAGATGAGTCCATCCGGTACCCATACCGTCCAGACACCATCACCCATGGGCTCATGGCCGGGGTCATCATCACGGCCACCGTTATACTA GTCTCGGCCGGGGAGGCCTACCTGGTGTACACGGAACGCCTGTACTCCCGCTCCGACTTCAACAACTACGTGGCCGCCCTCTATAAGGTTGTGGGCACCTTCTTGTTTGGTGCCGCGGTGAGCCAGTCACTGACAGACCTGGCCAAGTACATGATCGGCCGCCTGCGGCCCAACTTCCTGGCCGTCTGTGACCCCGACTGGAGCCGAGTTaactgttccacctatgtgcaGCTGGACGGGGTGTGCAGGGGGAGCCCAGCCAACGTCACCGAGGCCAG GTTGTCCTTCTACTCTGGCCACTCCTCCTTCGGCATGTACTGCATGGCCTTCCTGGCG ttaTACGTCCAGGCGCGGCTCTCCTGGAAGTGGGCGCGGCTGCTGCGGCCCACGGTGCAGTTCTTCCTGGTGGCCTTTGCCCTGTACGTGGGCTACACGCGCGTGTCCGACCATAAGCACCATTGGAGTGACGTCCTCGTCGGCCTCTTGCAGGGGGCGCTGGTGGCTGGCTTGACT GTCCGCTACATCTCAGACTTCTTCAAACCCCGGCCGCCGCGGCCCTGCCCCGAAGGAGAGGAGTTGGAGCGGAAGCCTAGCCTGTCGCTGACCTTGACCCTCGGCGAGGCTGACCGGAACCACTATGCATACCCTGGCTCCTCTCCCTGA
- the PLPP2 gene encoding phospholipid phosphatase 2 isoform X2 produces MNTPYKRGFYCGDESIRYPYRPDTITHGLMAGVIITATVILVSAGEAYLVYTERLYSRSDFNNYVAALYKVVGTFLFGAAVSQSLTDLAKYMIGRLRPNFLAVCDPDWSRVNCSTYVQLDGVCRGSPANVTEARLSFYSGHSSFGMYCMAFLALYVQARLSWKWARLLRPTVQFFLVAFALYVGYTRVSDHKHHWSDVLVGLLQGALVAGLTVRYISDFFKPRPPRPCPEGEELERKPSLSLTLTLGEADRNHYAYPGSSP; encoded by the exons ATGAACACCCCGTACAAGCGCGGCTTTTACTGCGGAGATGAGTCCATCCGGTACCCATACCGTCCAGACACCATCACCCATGGGCTCATGGCCGGGGTCATCATCACGGCCACCGTTATACTA GTCTCGGCCGGGGAGGCCTACCTGGTGTACACGGAACGCCTGTACTCCCGCTCCGACTTCAACAACTACGTGGCCGCCCTCTATAAGGTTGTGGGCACCTTCTTGTTTGGTGCCGCGGTGAGCCAGTCACTGACAGACCTGGCCAAGTACATGATCGGCCGCCTGCGGCCCAACTTCCTGGCCGTCTGTGACCCCGACTGGAGCCGAGTTaactgttccacctatgtgcaGCTGGACGGGGTGTGCAGGGGGAGCCCAGCCAACGTCACCGAGGCCAG GTTGTCCTTCTACTCTGGCCACTCCTCCTTCGGCATGTACTGCATGGCCTTCCTGGCG ttaTACGTCCAGGCGCGGCTCTCCTGGAAGTGGGCGCGGCTGCTGCGGCCCACGGTGCAGTTCTTCCTGGTGGCCTTTGCCCTGTACGTGGGCTACACGCGCGTGTCCGACCATAAGCACCATTGGAGTGACGTCCTCGTCGGCCTCTTGCAGGGGGCGCTGGTGGCTGGCTTGACT GTCCGCTACATCTCAGACTTCTTCAAACCCCGGCCGCCGCGGCCCTGCCCCGAAGGAGAGGAGTTGGAGCGGAAGCCTAGCCTGTCGCTGACCTTGACCCTCGGCGAGGCTGACCGGAACCACTATGCATACCCTGGCTCCTCTCCCTGA
- the MIER2 gene encoding mesoderm induction early response protein 2 isoform X1, with protein sequence MAEASSLRRLSPGVASRLSPGLCPKEPGSQAAAVLSMGSADPQFSLTEILSQNYSVRQGCAEASRCMDEPAEEVDKDVVSQGGDMPLDELLALYGYEASDPASEQESEGAEAAPHLLDMTLDKEQIAKDLLSGEEEEETHSSADDLTPSVTSHAASALFPHQTRFLAAADDREPASSASSDSDDALPANKCKKEIMVGPQFQADLSSLHLTRHSDKIYENEDQLLWDPGVLPETEVEEFLYRAVKRRWQEVAGPQLPAGEPVRDSEQALYELVKCSFNVEEALRRLRFNVKVIREGLCAWSEEECRNFEHGFRVHGKNFHLIQANKVRTRSVGECVEYYYLWKKSERYDYFTQQTRLGRRKYVPSGTTDPDQDLDGSEPEGPGRPRPEQDPLGSASVHTELVSGDSTATGPPSPEPGPCSLPQLEEPPAVPLSRRPPALGDPASYPGAAAAPEPGASPRLAVDFTLPEELPLRASHVNLNGGPEEAVAPAQVALSVTEFGLIGIGDVNPFLAGHPACPAPGLHSESLSHCNVMTC encoded by the exons ATGGCGGAG GCCTCCTCGCTGCGGAGGCTCAGCCCCGGCGTGGCCTCTCGCCTCTCCCCCGGCCTGTGCCCCAAGGAGCCCGGCTCGCAGGCAGCAGCAG TGCTGTCCATGGGCTCTGCTGACCCTCAGTTCAGCCTCACGGAGATCTTGTCCCAGAACTACAGCGTCCGCCAGGGCTGTGCCGAGGCCTCCCGCTGCATGGACGAGCCTGCAGAGGAGGTGGACAAGGACGTGGTATCCCAG GGCGGTGACATGCCGCTGGATGAGCTGCTCGCCCTCTACGGCTATGAGGCCTCCGACCCCGCCTCAGAGCAGGAGAGCGAGGGCGCTGAGGCGGCCCCCCACCTCCTGGACATGACCCTGGACAAG GAACAAATAGCGAAGGATTTGCTTTcaggggaagaagaggaggagacgcACTCCTCTGCCGACGACCTCACCCCGTCTGTGACCTCCCACGCGGCCTCCGCACTCTTCCCTCACCAGA CCCGTTTCCTGGCCGCTGCTGACGACAGGGAGCCTGCCTCGTCTGCCTCTTCAGACTCCGATGATGCCCTCCCTGCCAACAAGTGTAAGAAG gAGATCATGGTGGGACCACAGTTCCAAGCCGACCTCAGCAGCCTGCACTTGACCCGGCACAGTGATAAGA TCTACGAGAATGAGGACCAGCTGCTCTGGGACCCTGGAGTCCTGCCGGAGACAGAGGTGGAGGAGTTCCTGTACCGGGCAGTGAAGCGGAGGTGGCAGGAGGTGGCCGGGCCTCAGCTCCCTGCCGGGGAGCCAGTGAGGGATAGCGAACAG GCGCTGTACGAGCTGGTGAAATGCAGCTTCAACGTGGAGGAGGCTCTGCGGAGGTTGCGCTTCAACGTGAAGGTGATCCGAG AGGGGCTGTGTGCCTGGAGCGAGGAGGAGTGCAGAAACTTCGAGCATGGCTTCCGTGTCCACGGGAAGAACTTCCACCTGATCCAGGCCAACAAG GTGCGCACGCGGTCGGTGGGGGAGTGTGTGGAGTACTACTACCTGTGGAAGAAGTCGGAGCGCTACGACTACTTCACCCAGCAGACACGCCTGGGCCGGAGGAAGTACGTCCCGTCTGGAACCAC GGACCCAGACCAAGACTTGGACGGCAGTGAGCCCGAGGGCCCCGGGCGTCCCCGCCCTGAGCAGGACCCCCTTGGCAGTGCCAGTGTGCACACAG AGCTGGTGAGTGGGGACAGCACGGCCACTGGCCCCCCGTCCCCGGAGCCAGGGCCCTGCTCGTTGCCTCAACTGGAGGAACCCcccgctgtgcccctgtcccgGAGGCCTCCAGCCCTGGGCGACCCAGCCTCGTACCCTGGAGCCGCAGCTGCCCCAGAGCCGGGTGCCAGCCCAAGACTGGCCGTGGACTTCACCCTGCCCGAGGAGCTGCCCCTGCGGGCCAGTCACGTCAATCTGAACGGAGGCCCTGAAGAGGCTGTGGCGCCCGCACAGGTGGCCCTGTCAGTCACTGAGTTTGGACTCATTGGCATTGGGGACGTCAACCCCTTCCTGGCTGGCCACCCAGCATGCCCGGCCCCTGGGCTGCACTCAGAGTCCCTGTCACA CTGTAACGTGATGACCTGTTGA
- the MIER2 gene encoding mesoderm induction early response protein 2 isoform X3: protein MPLDELLALYGYEASDPASEQESEGAEAAPHLLDMTLDKEQIAKDLLSGEEEEETHSSADDLTPSVTSHAASALFPHQTRFLAAADDREPASSASSDSDDALPANKCKKEIMVGPQFQADLSSLHLTRHSDKIYENEDQLLWDPGVLPETEVEEFLYRAVKRRWQEVAGPQLPAGEPVRDSEQALYELVKCSFNVEEALRRLRFNVKVIREGLCAWSEEECRNFEHGFRVHGKNFHLIQANKVRTRSVGECVEYYYLWKKSERYDYFTQQTRLGRRKYVPSGTTDPDQDLDGSEPEGPGRPRPEQDPLGSASVHTELVSGDSTATGPPSPEPGPCSLPQLEEPPAVPLSRRPPALGDPASYPGAAAAPEPGASPRLAVDFTLPEELPLRASHVNLNGGPEEAVAPAQVALSVTEFGLIGIGDVNPFLAGHPACPAPGLHSESLSHCNVMTC, encoded by the exons ATGCCGCTGGATGAGCTGCTCGCCCTCTACGGCTATGAGGCCTCCGACCCCGCCTCAGAGCAGGAGAGCGAGGGCGCTGAGGCGGCCCCCCACCTCCTGGACATGACCCTGGACAAG GAACAAATAGCGAAGGATTTGCTTTcaggggaagaagaggaggagacgcACTCCTCTGCCGACGACCTCACCCCGTCTGTGACCTCCCACGCGGCCTCCGCACTCTTCCCTCACCAGA CCCGTTTCCTGGCCGCTGCTGACGACAGGGAGCCTGCCTCGTCTGCCTCTTCAGACTCCGATGATGCCCTCCCTGCCAACAAGTGTAAGAAG gAGATCATGGTGGGACCACAGTTCCAAGCCGACCTCAGCAGCCTGCACTTGACCCGGCACAGTGATAAGA TCTACGAGAATGAGGACCAGCTGCTCTGGGACCCTGGAGTCCTGCCGGAGACAGAGGTGGAGGAGTTCCTGTACCGGGCAGTGAAGCGGAGGTGGCAGGAGGTGGCCGGGCCTCAGCTCCCTGCCGGGGAGCCAGTGAGGGATAGCGAACAG GCGCTGTACGAGCTGGTGAAATGCAGCTTCAACGTGGAGGAGGCTCTGCGGAGGTTGCGCTTCAACGTGAAGGTGATCCGAG AGGGGCTGTGTGCCTGGAGCGAGGAGGAGTGCAGAAACTTCGAGCATGGCTTCCGTGTCCACGGGAAGAACTTCCACCTGATCCAGGCCAACAAG GTGCGCACGCGGTCGGTGGGGGAGTGTGTGGAGTACTACTACCTGTGGAAGAAGTCGGAGCGCTACGACTACTTCACCCAGCAGACACGCCTGGGCCGGAGGAAGTACGTCCCGTCTGGAACCAC GGACCCAGACCAAGACTTGGACGGCAGTGAGCCCGAGGGCCCCGGGCGTCCCCGCCCTGAGCAGGACCCCCTTGGCAGTGCCAGTGTGCACACAG AGCTGGTGAGTGGGGACAGCACGGCCACTGGCCCCCCGTCCCCGGAGCCAGGGCCCTGCTCGTTGCCTCAACTGGAGGAACCCcccgctgtgcccctgtcccgGAGGCCTCCAGCCCTGGGCGACCCAGCCTCGTACCCTGGAGCCGCAGCTGCCCCAGAGCCGGGTGCCAGCCCAAGACTGGCCGTGGACTTCACCCTGCCCGAGGAGCTGCCCCTGCGGGCCAGTCACGTCAATCTGAACGGAGGCCCTGAAGAGGCTGTGGCGCCCGCACAGGTGGCCCTGTCAGTCACTGAGTTTGGACTCATTGGCATTGGGGACGTCAACCCCTTCCTGGCTGGCCACCCAGCATGCCCGGCCCCTGGGCTGCACTCAGAGTCCCTGTCACA CTGTAACGTGATGACCTGTTGA